Proteins from one methanogenic archaeon mixed culture ISO4-G1 genomic window:
- a CDS encoding CAAX amino terminal protease family protein, translated as MACDDCERCKALGYKFCIKCGEDFSETAEVPQHHIQGRLNPNSFDSLAKIGMAFFAVSIPICIAIILIYFGDAATFVWDEIVKIWLFLPVEVIITTVTGMEAQCFFAFLAAVAVSSLLIVLYESRQAFRDIGDYRYIERVKDTPLFGMSVVLASSIFLELIITGLMILAGESPEVPGELIDITMGEAVFIYTEAGVWEEIAFRLIPFGIPMVFAAAVLGRKDALRFIFGGFGISKMTVVLLVVTSLLFAFAHVSGWGLWKMLSIMPGALMLGYLFARYGLHVSITAHILNDFIAGMWSTQFGLLGGVGVLLLLVVGLLTLPTLLTKFGYGVKHIRDLPGTGIERDQDSSDSSSD; from the coding sequence ATGGCGTGCGACGACTGCGAGAGATGCAAGGCACTCGGATACAAGTTCTGCATCAAATGCGGAGAGGACTTCTCGGAGACCGCCGAGGTGCCCCAGCATCACATACAGGGCCGCCTGAATCCGAACTCGTTCGATTCCCTGGCGAAGATAGGGATGGCGTTCTTCGCCGTATCCATCCCGATATGCATCGCCATCATCCTGATCTACTTCGGGGATGCCGCCACGTTCGTATGGGACGAGATTGTGAAAATCTGGCTGTTCCTGCCCGTTGAGGTCATCATCACCACTGTGACCGGGATGGAAGCCCAATGCTTCTTCGCATTCCTCGCCGCAGTGGCCGTCTCGAGCCTCCTGATCGTCCTCTACGAATCCAGGCAGGCCTTCCGCGACATCGGGGACTACCGTTACATCGAGAGGGTGAAGGACACCCCGCTGTTCGGAATGAGTGTGGTCCTGGCATCCAGTATCTTCCTTGAACTCATCATCACTGGCCTGATGATATTGGCGGGCGAATCGCCTGAGGTCCCCGGAGAGCTCATCGACATAACGATGGGCGAGGCAGTGTTCATCTATACGGAGGCCGGCGTGTGGGAGGAGATCGCGTTCCGCTTGATACCGTTCGGAATACCGATGGTGTTCGCCGCCGCGGTTCTGGGCAGGAAGGATGCCCTGAGGTTCATATTCGGCGGGTTCGGCATCAGCAAAATGACCGTGGTGCTCCTGGTCGTGACGTCCCTCCTGTTCGCATTCGCCCACGTCAGCGGATGGGGACTCTGGAAGATGCTCAGCATCATGCCCGGCGCACTCATGCTGGGATACCTGTTCGCGAGATACGGCCTGCACGTGTCGATAACCGCGCACATCCTGAACGATTTCATCGCGGGGATGTGGAGCACCCAGTTCGGACTGCTGGGAGGTGTGGGCGTGCTGTTGCTGCTGGTTGTGGGGCTGCTCACGCTGCCGACGCTGCTCACCAAGTTCGGCTACGGCGTGAAGCACATCCGGGATCTTCCCGGTACCGGTATCGAAAGGGATCAGGACAGCAGCGATTCCAGCTCGGACTGA
- a CDS encoding XRE family transcriptional regulator: MDRTELINTTRAILAKAGFDVSSALTLRGICFDIVARRDKQILIVKVLSNIDAFSKDNADEMKVLAESLGATPMVTGERSSSGALEPGIVYSRFNISIVSNETLADLLLEEAPPFIFAAPGGLYVRLDSDLLKAVREERGISLGVLAETAGVSRRTIQMYESGMGAMIDAALRMEEYLGLPIIEPIDPFTFKSKERLEEKREPTNVEGTFALQQLSTLGFSVRPVIRSPFEAVSSNDKALMLTSLGADDEKVIERAIVASEISRIVDKFSVLIVEKKHERDNINSTAVVSNEELKKIDGPNALTDLVAERGTKK; encoded by the coding sequence ATGGACAGGACCGAGCTGATCAACACGACACGTGCCATCCTAGCGAAAGCTGGATTCGACGTCTCCTCGGCCCTGACGCTGAGGGGCATATGCTTCGACATCGTGGCCAGGAGGGACAAGCAGATCCTAATCGTCAAGGTCCTCAGCAACATTGACGCGTTCTCCAAGGACAACGCCGACGAGATGAAGGTCCTGGCGGAATCCCTGGGGGCTACGCCCATGGTCACCGGCGAGCGCTCCAGCTCCGGAGCGCTGGAGCCCGGCATCGTCTATTCCAGATTCAACATATCCATCGTATCCAACGAGACCCTGGCCGACCTCCTCCTGGAGGAGGCGCCCCCGTTCATCTTCGCCGCGCCCGGCGGACTCTACGTCAGGCTCGACAGCGATCTCCTGAAGGCCGTCAGGGAGGAGAGGGGCATCAGCCTCGGAGTATTAGCAGAGACCGCAGGGGTATCCAGGCGTACCATCCAGATGTACGAATCCGGCATGGGTGCCATGATCGATGCCGCCCTGCGCATGGAGGAGTATCTCGGACTGCCGATCATCGAACCCATCGACCCGTTCACATTCAAGAGCAAGGAGAGGCTCGAGGAGAAGAGGGAACCAACCAATGTGGAGGGGACCTTCGCACTGCAGCAACTGTCAACACTGGGATTCTCCGTGAGACCGGTCATCAGGAGCCCGTTCGAGGCCGTCAGCAGCAACGACAAGGCCCTGATGCTCACCAGCTTGGGCGCCGATGACGAAAAGGTCATCGAGAGGGCCATAGTGGCCTCGGAAATATCCAGGATCGTGGACAAGTTCTCGGTCCTCATCGTGGAGAAGAAGCACGAGAGGGACAATATCAATTCGACCGCCGTCGTCTCCAACGAGGAGCTGAAGAAGATCGACGGCCCCAACGCACTGACCGACCTCGTCGCCGAAAGGGGAACGAAGAAATGA
- a CDS encoding AAA family ATPase CDC48 subfamily protein, whose protein sequence is MVNEKAIKVAELRSSETGKGIARMDPELMNIMGIRTGDIVQIDGSKKTAVKILTGYPEDANRGIIRIDGSTRRNAGVSIDERVAVKKIAAKNAEKITFAPSDQLRLQGGEEYLRQVLEGRALSKGDAITLNIMGNKMDMIVTAFSPTGDAAIMAPTTQVKISDKPAANGDVPKVSYDDIGGLGDAVKKIREMVELPLRHPELFKRLGVEAPKGVLLHGPPGTGKTMLAKAVAGETSSNFISIGGPEIVSKFYGESEGKLREIFKEAEENSPSIIFIDEIDSIAPKRDEVSGEEERRIVAQLLSLMDGLNSRGKVVVIGATNRPNAIDEALRRPGRFDREIEIGIPDRDGRYEILQIHTRGMPLADDVDLNWLADKTHGYAGADISALTKEAAMAALRRVLPDVDLEAEEIPREVLNNILVTKDDFKNALKDMQPSTMREVLIEKPNVKWEDIGALESAKQELKEAVEWPLKFGKVFEHMNAKPPKGILLYGPPGTGKTLLAKAVATESEANFISVKGPEFLNKWVGESEKAVRETFRKARQASPCVIFMDEIDSIAPERGTGGDSNVTERVISQMLTEMDGLEGLSDVVVIAATNRPDIMDPALLRPGRFDKSIYIAPPDEESRKSIFGIHTRGRPLAEDVDLGKLAQCTEGCTGADISAICNEAVMNAVRRLVAQGKNPTDEEIAACKVSMEDFEKSIDKFGPKSRQKLSEYNGLA, encoded by the coding sequence ATGGTCAACGAGAAAGCGATCAAGGTCGCAGAACTGAGGTCCAGCGAGACCGGAAAGGGAATAGCCAGGATGGACCCGGAGCTCATGAACATCATGGGCATCAGAACAGGAGACATAGTCCAGATCGACGGTTCCAAGAAGACCGCCGTCAAGATCCTGACCGGATATCCGGAGGACGCAAACAGGGGAATCATCCGCATAGACGGTTCCACCAGGCGCAACGCAGGGGTGTCCATAGACGAGCGTGTGGCGGTGAAGAAGATCGCCGCCAAGAACGCCGAGAAGATCACGTTCGCACCGTCCGACCAGCTCAGGCTCCAGGGCGGAGAGGAGTACCTCAGGCAGGTCCTGGAGGGAAGGGCGCTCTCCAAAGGGGACGCCATCACGCTCAACATCATGGGAAACAAGATGGACATGATCGTCACCGCGTTCTCGCCGACAGGCGACGCGGCGATCATGGCACCCACCACCCAGGTGAAAATTTCCGACAAGCCGGCGGCCAACGGGGACGTCCCCAAGGTGTCGTACGACGATATCGGAGGTCTCGGTGACGCCGTGAAGAAGATCAGGGAGATGGTCGAGCTTCCGCTCAGGCATCCCGAACTCTTCAAGAGGCTCGGCGTGGAAGCACCCAAAGGTGTGCTGCTCCACGGACCACCAGGAACGGGAAAGACCATGCTGGCCAAGGCTGTCGCCGGAGAGACCAGCAGCAACTTCATATCGATCGGAGGGCCCGAGATCGTCAGCAAGTTCTACGGTGAATCCGAGGGCAAGCTGAGGGAGATCTTCAAGGAGGCTGAGGAGAACTCGCCGAGCATCATCTTCATCGATGAGATAGACTCCATCGCCCCCAAGAGGGACGAGGTCAGCGGTGAGGAGGAGAGGCGTATCGTAGCGCAGCTGCTCTCGCTGATGGACGGCCTGAACTCCAGGGGGAAGGTCGTGGTCATCGGTGCCACCAACAGGCCCAACGCGATCGACGAGGCCCTGAGGAGACCCGGAAGGTTCGACAGGGAGATCGAGATCGGTATCCCGGACAGGGACGGCCGTTACGAGATCCTCCAGATCCACACCAGGGGAATGCCACTGGCGGACGATGTGGACCTCAACTGGCTCGCCGACAAGACCCACGGTTACGCCGGAGCGGACATATCCGCCCTGACCAAGGAGGCCGCGATGGCGGCGCTCAGGAGGGTGCTGCCCGACGTCGACCTCGAGGCGGAGGAGATCCCCAGGGAGGTCCTCAACAACATACTGGTCACGAAGGACGATTTCAAGAACGCTCTGAAGGACATGCAGCCTTCGACCATGAGGGAGGTCCTCATCGAGAAGCCCAACGTCAAGTGGGAGGACATCGGAGCTCTGGAATCCGCGAAGCAGGAGCTGAAGGAGGCCGTGGAATGGCCGCTGAAGTTCGGAAAGGTATTCGAGCACATGAACGCCAAACCGCCAAAGGGGATCCTGCTCTACGGACCCCCGGGAACCGGAAAGACCCTCCTGGCGAAGGCCGTAGCGACCGAATCCGAAGCGAACTTCATCTCAGTGAAGGGACCGGAGTTCCTGAACAAGTGGGTCGGGGAGTCCGAGAAGGCCGTCAGGGAGACGTTCAGGAAGGCCAGGCAGGCATCGCCCTGCGTGATCTTCATGGACGAGATCGATTCCATAGCGCCCGAGAGGGGCACCGGAGGGGACAGCAACGTCACCGAGCGTGTCATCTCACAGATGCTGACTGAGATGGACGGTCTCGAGGGACTGAGCGACGTCGTGGTCATAGCCGCGACCAACAGGCCCGACATCATGGACCCCGCGCTGCTGAGGCCCGGAAGATTCGACAAGTCCATCTACATCGCGCCTCCCGACGAGGAATCGAGGAAGTCGATCTTCGGCATCCACACCAGGGGAAGACCCCTCGCTGAGGATGTGGACTTGGGCAAGCTGGCACAGTGCACCGAAGGCTGCACCGGAGCGGATATCTCGGCAATATGCAACGAGGCCGTCATGAACGCCGTGAGGAGGCTCGTCGCCCAGGGCAAGAACCCGACGGACGAGGAGATCGCCGCATGCAAGGTGTCGATGGAGGACTTCGAGAAGTCCATCGACAAGTTCGGACCCAAATCGAGGCAGAAGCTCAGCGAGTACAACGGGCTTGCCTGA
- a CDS encoding transcriptional regulator: MDDIDELLSIIENPTRRRILEYLTREPTYPLQLSKELGISQQAVMKNLALMEHTGMLTRYTEQSSMGPARNVYVPNQQFTIMIDLHDNMFSARLITSDGESTEETHIEGTQEAFERLGELDKRIEELDRERAELLNERSRLISTVRHEIRGMDEGEEKEKLSQRLDRMIGNKED, from the coding sequence ATGGATGACATCGACGAACTGCTATCGATAATCGAGAACCCGACCAGGAGGAGGATCCTCGAGTACCTTACCAGGGAACCAACGTATCCTCTCCAGCTCTCCAAGGAGCTTGGCATCAGCCAACAGGCTGTGATGAAGAATCTGGCACTTATGGAGCACACCGGTATGCTCACCCGCTATACCGAGCAGAGCTCCATGGGTCCGGCGAGGAACGTGTACGTCCCGAACCAGCAGTTCACCATCATGATCGACCTGCACGACAACATGTTCAGCGCGCGCCTGATAACATCCGACGGCGAGAGCACCGAGGAGACCCATATCGAAGGCACACAGGAGGCCTTCGAGCGTCTCGGCGAACTCGACAAGAGGATCGAGGAGCTGGACAGGGAGAGGGCGGAGCTCCTGAACGAGCGCAGCCGTCTCATCAGCACCGTCAGGCACGAAATCCGCGGCATGGACGAAGGAGAGGAGAAAGAGAAGCTGTCACAGAGATTGGACAGGATGATCGGCAACAAGGAGGATTGA
- a CDS encoding nucleotidyltransferase domain-containing protein: MSVHPSINRRVQMSKKDGNSSNITLDELKDIVRPIAIRYNIKRIFLFGSRARGDNDEDSDYDFIILCPDDMGLIGLTNFRNELIKALDKPVDFAYEDYLTSGFNSIVGQDKVLVYES, translated from the coding sequence ATGTCCGTGCACCCATCGATCAATCGGAGGGTGCAGATGTCCAAGAAAGACGGCAATTCTTCAAACATCACGCTGGATGAATTAAAAGACATAGTGCGCCCCATAGCAATCCGCTACAATATCAAGCGCATATTCCTATTCGGCTCCCGCGCAAGAGGAGATAATGACGAGGACAGCGATTACGATTTCATCATCCTGTGCCCCGACGACATGGGTCTTATAGGGCTGACCAATTTCCGTAATGAATTAATCAAAGCACTGGACAAGCCCGTGGATTTCGCATACGAAGATTATCTCACGAGCGGATTCAACTCCATTGTAGGCCAAGATAAGGTGCTTGTGTATGAATCATGA